The Macrotis lagotis isolate mMagLag1 chromosome 6, bilby.v1.9.chrom.fasta, whole genome shotgun sequence genome includes a window with the following:
- the LOC141490833 gene encoding E3 ubiquitin-protein ligase RNF113A-like, with the protein MAEAAAAAPSSSSPPAPPAPSAPLCPFLFRRSGRRAPAGRRTRGAAERQPEGGGGGSSGDEASAVVRPERKRAGPNPMIQSSGRSGGARGHDEAQDGGRGPAPGVLYPSSRSAKPAGPEDMGATAGYEPDAAPGGAGRKGPLRAPGHLRATVRWDYQPDVCKDYKETGFCGFGDSCKFLHDRSDYKHGWQIEREPREDGAEAYEVSGAAAPPPATCPLCGRPFRSPVVTACRHRFCRACALRHFRASPRCYACGRPTHGVFNPARGLGAPDRA; encoded by the coding sequence ATGGCCGAGGCGGCGGCTGCGGCTCCGTCCTCGTCCTCGCCGCCCGCGCCGCCCGCGCCCTCCGCGCCGCTCTGCCCCTTCCTCTTCAGGCGCTCCGGCCGCCGGGCGCCCGCAGGCCGCCGCACACGCGGGGCGGCCGAGCGGCAGCCcgagggcggcggcggcggcagcagcgGCGACGAGGCCTCGGCCGTGGTGCGGCCCGAGCGGAAGCGGGCCGGCCCCAACCCCATGATCCAGAGCAGCGGCCGCAGCGGCGGGGCCCGCGGCCACGACGAGGCCCAGGACGGGGGCCGCGGCCCGGCCCCGGGCGTGCTCTACCCGTCCAGCCGCTCGGCCAAGCCGGCCGGGCCCGAGGACATGGGCGCCACGGCCGGCTACGAGCCGGACGCGGCCCCGGGGGGCGCGGGCCGCAAGGGGCCCCTGCGCGCGCCCGGCCACCTGCGCGCCACCGTGCGCTGGGACTACCAGCCCGACGTGTGCAAGGACTACAAGGAGACCGGCTTCTGCGGCTTCGGCGACAGCTGCAAGTTCCTGCACGACCGCTCCGACTACAAGCACGGCTGGCAGATCGAGCGCGAGCCGCGCGAGGACGGCGCCGAGGCCTACGAGGTGAGCGGcgccgccgccccgccgcccgcCACGTGCCCCCTCTGCGGCCGGCCCTTCCGCAGCCCCGTGGTCACCGCGTGCCGGCACCGCTTCTGCCGCGCCTGCGCGCTGCGCCACTTCCGGGCCTCGCCGCGCTGCTACGCGTGCGGCCGCCCCACCCACGGCGTCTTCAACCCGGCGCGCGGCCTCGGGGCCCCGGACCGAGCCTGA